A genomic region of Pseudomonas sp. RSB 5.4 contains the following coding sequences:
- a CDS encoding AcvB/VirJ family lysyl-phosphatidylglycerol hydrolase yields the protein MIQRSLKYILAALIVLAVIAGGGYWYLKRPAPQPTLQPLTAADGTVMTRVVPGTQPKAQVLVAVNDDQKLTDNQLSTLSRSASAQIVQVILPKDCLQQSRALQTGLRELNGPATLVSGIGPGAVLAWRWLSEQKDDKAQAISVDLALEKPGCTHLLPKSAAHGHWLVAWNDNPDDTSAGFVRDQPNAETSISDYDINLPQVLNNELRKILVGGDKANGGLAIPVVEVPAGQAKDTVTLFLSGDGGWRDLDRDVAGEMAKIGYPVVGIDTLRYYWQHKSPEQSALDLTELMQHYRQKWGTKRFILTGYSFGADVLPAIYNRLPDTEQQRVDAIILLAFARTGSFEIEVEGWLGNAGKEAATGPEMAKLPAAKVVCIYGAEETDESGCTDKTAVGEAVKLPGGHHFDENYPALAKRLVDLIEKRQSKDQPTE from the coding sequence ATGATTCAACGCTCCCTGAAGTACATCCTGGCCGCACTGATCGTGCTGGCCGTGATTGCCGGCGGCGGTTACTGGTACCTCAAACGCCCGGCACCGCAACCGACTCTGCAACCGCTGACTGCCGCCGACGGCACGGTCATGACCCGCGTCGTTCCCGGCACCCAGCCCAAGGCTCAGGTGCTGGTAGCGGTCAATGACGACCAGAAGCTGACCGACAACCAACTGAGCACCCTGAGCCGCAGCGCCTCGGCGCAAATCGTTCAGGTGATTCTGCCCAAGGACTGCCTGCAACAGAGCCGCGCGCTGCAAACCGGCCTGCGCGAACTGAATGGCCCGGCCACGCTGGTCAGCGGTATCGGCCCGGGCGCCGTACTGGCCTGGCGCTGGTTGTCCGAGCAGAAGGACGACAAGGCCCAGGCCATCTCGGTTGACCTGGCCCTGGAAAAACCCGGCTGCACCCACCTGCTGCCGAAATCCGCGGCCCACGGCCATTGGCTGGTGGCGTGGAACGACAACCCGGACGACACCAGCGCCGGTTTCGTGCGCGATCAACCGAACGCCGAGACCAGCATCAGCGACTACGACATCAACCTGCCGCAAGTGCTGAACAACGAGCTGCGCAAGATCCTCGTCGGCGGCGACAAGGCCAACGGCGGTCTGGCGATCCCGGTGGTTGAAGTGCCGGCCGGTCAGGCCAAGGACACCGTGACCCTGTTCCTTTCCGGTGATGGCGGCTGGCGCGACCTCGACCGCGATGTGGCCGGCGAGATGGCCAAGATTGGCTACCCGGTGGTCGGCATCGACACCCTGCGCTACTACTGGCAGCACAAGAGCCCGGAGCAAAGCGCCCTGGACCTGACCGAACTGATGCAGCACTACCGCCAGAAATGGGGCACCAAGCGCTTCATCCTGACCGGTTACTCGTTCGGTGCCGACGTCCTGCCGGCGATCTACAACCGCCTGCCGGACACCGAGCAGCAGCGCGTAGACGCCATCATCCTGCTGGCCTTCGCCCGCACCGGCAGCTTCGAAATCGAAGTCGAAGGCTGGCTCGGCAACGCCGGCAAAGAAGCCGCCACCGGCCCGGAAATGGCCAAGCTGCCAGCGGCCAAAGTAGTGTGCATCTACGGCGCCGAAGAAACCGACGAAAGCGGCTGCACCGACAAGACGGCAGTCGGCGAAGCGGTGAAACTGCCCGGCGGCCACCACTTCGACGAGAACTACCCGGCGCTGGCCAAGCGTCTGGTGGACCTGATCGAGAAGCGTCAGAGCAAGGATCAGCCGACAGAGTGA
- the mprF gene encoding bifunctional lysylphosphatidylglycerol flippase/synthetase MprF produces the protein MRANSSDPQDTVTADHPIKPERLRLLDRLSKYRQPIGLAVTLLLFAIALIACRHLLSELDLYALHDSILAVPKPALLGALGATVIGFIILLGYEWSASRYAGVTLPPRTLALGGFTAFAIGNAIGLSLLSGGSVRYRLYARHGLGASEVAHMTLFASLSLGCALPPLAALATLSDLPSASAALGLSEGLLGTIAMVVLGLGAILAIGIYRRRLPEQPYRDNLLVRAGRRTLRLPGRRLTFLQLIITALDVAAAATVLYLLLPEAPPFGAFLLVYLLALAAGVLSHVPGGVGVFEAILLAAFADTLGAAPLAAALLLYRLIYVVLPLLVACLFLLINEGQRLFQTQTMRAASGLAAPILAVLVFLSGVVLLFSGATPEIDTRLEHIGFLIPHRLVDASHFGASLIGVLCLLLAQGLRRRLSAAWMLTTILLLVGALLSLLKGFDWEEATLMTLTAALLGVFRRSFYRPSRLTELPFSPLYLVASLCVLGASTWLLLFAYQDVPYSHQLWWQFTLDADAPRGLRSLLGAAVLLLVIALTWLLRTARPVIHLPTPDELERASKILMASSQPDGGLALTGDKALLFHPNDEAFLMYARRGRSLVALYDPIGPGQQRAEMIWQFRDLCDIHHTRPVFYQVRAENLPYYMDIGLTAIKLGEEARVDLHRFDLEAKGKEMKDLRYTWNRGTRDGLSLEIHEPGQAPMDELKVISDAWLTGKNVREKGFSLGRFSDDYLKHFRIAVIRFEGRPVAFANLLETYSHDLASLDLMRSHPDAPKLTMEFLMVGLIQHYKSHGYARFSLGMVPLSGLQPRRGAPLTQRLGSMVFRRGEQLYNFQGLRRFKDKFQPDWEPRYMAVPAGLDPLVALADTAALIAGGLTGLVKR, from the coding sequence ATGCGCGCCAACTCGTCTGATCCACAAGACACCGTCACAGCAGACCATCCGATCAAGCCCGAGCGCCTGCGCTTGCTGGATCGTTTGAGCAAATACCGCCAGCCTATCGGTCTGGCGGTCACGTTGCTGTTGTTTGCCATTGCGCTGATTGCCTGTCGCCATCTGCTGAGCGAACTCGATCTCTACGCGCTGCATGACTCGATCCTGGCCGTGCCGAAACCTGCTCTGCTCGGGGCATTGGGTGCGACGGTGATCGGCTTCATTATATTGCTGGGCTATGAATGGTCAGCCAGCCGCTATGCCGGCGTGACGCTGCCACCGCGCACGCTGGCGCTGGGCGGCTTCACTGCGTTTGCAATTGGCAACGCCATTGGCCTGTCGCTGCTGTCCGGCGGCTCGGTGCGCTACCGTTTATATGCACGTCATGGTCTGGGAGCATCAGAAGTCGCCCACATGACGCTGTTCGCCAGCCTGTCGCTGGGCTGCGCCCTGCCACCGCTGGCGGCTCTCGCGACCCTCAGCGACCTGCCTTCCGCTTCCGCCGCCCTGGGCCTGTCAGAGGGCCTGCTTGGCACGATTGCCATGGTGGTGCTGGGTCTGGGCGCGATTCTGGCGATCGGCATCTACCGCCGGCGCCTGCCGGAGCAACCGTACCGCGATAACCTGTTGGTCAGGGCTGGGCGCCGGACGTTGCGCCTGCCGGGCCGCCGCCTGACCTTCCTGCAATTGATCATCACCGCCCTCGACGTCGCCGCAGCAGCCACCGTGCTTTACCTGCTGCTGCCGGAAGCCCCGCCGTTCGGCGCCTTCCTGCTGGTGTACCTGCTGGCCCTGGCCGCCGGCGTGCTCAGCCATGTGCCGGGGGGTGTCGGGGTCTTCGAGGCGATCCTGCTCGCCGCGTTCGCCGACACACTCGGTGCCGCGCCACTGGCCGCCGCCCTGCTGCTCTACCGCCTGATCTATGTCGTGCTGCCGCTGCTGGTGGCCTGCCTGTTCTTGCTGATCAACGAAGGCCAGCGCCTGTTTCAGACCCAGACCATGCGCGCTGCGTCCGGTCTGGCGGCGCCCATTCTGGCGGTGCTGGTGTTCCTGTCCGGCGTGGTGCTGCTGTTTTCCGGCGCGACCCCGGAGATCGACACCCGTCTCGAACACATCGGTTTTCTGATCCCGCATCGTCTGGTCGACGCCTCGCACTTCGGCGCCAGTCTGATCGGCGTGCTGTGCCTGTTGCTCGCCCAGGGCCTGCGTCGTCGGCTGTCTGCCGCGTGGATGCTGACCACCATTCTGTTGCTGGTCGGCGCCCTGCTCTCGCTGCTCAAAGGCTTCGACTGGGAAGAAGCCACGCTGATGACACTCACCGCTGCGTTGCTGGGGGTGTTCCGCCGTTCGTTCTATCGTCCGAGCCGCCTGACCGAGCTACCGTTCTCGCCGCTGTATCTGGTGGCCAGCCTCTGCGTGCTGGGGGCTTCGACCTGGCTGCTGCTGTTCGCCTATCAGGACGTGCCTTACAGCCATCAACTGTGGTGGCAGTTCACCCTCGACGCTGACGCGCCGCGCGGCCTGCGCTCGCTGCTCGGTGCTGCCGTACTGTTGCTGGTGATCGCCCTGACCTGGCTGCTGCGCACCGCGCGCCCGGTGATTCACCTGCCGACACCGGATGAACTGGAACGCGCCTCGAAGATCCTCATGGCCTCGTCGCAACCCGATGGCGGCCTGGCACTGACCGGTGACAAGGCACTGCTGTTTCACCCCAACGACGAGGCGTTCCTGATGTACGCCCGCCGTGGCCGCAGCCTCGTGGCGCTGTACGACCCGATCGGCCCCGGCCAGCAGCGTGCCGAAATGATCTGGCAGTTCCGCGACCTGTGCGACATCCATCACACCCGTCCGGTGTTCTATCAGGTACGTGCCGAGAACCTGCCGTACTACATGGACATCGGCCTGACCGCGATCAAGCTCGGCGAAGAAGCCCGGGTCGATCTGCATCGCTTTGACCTGGAAGCCAAGGGCAAGGAGATGAAGGACCTGCGCTACACCTGGAACCGTGGGACCCGCGACGGCCTGTCGCTGGAAATCCACGAGCCGGGCCAGGCGCCGATGGACGAGTTGAAAGTGATTTCCGATGCGTGGCTGACCGGCAAGAACGTGCGCGAGAAAGGTTTCTCCCTCGGTCGATTCAGCGACGATTACCTGAAGCATTTCCGCATTGCGGTGATTCGCTTCGAAGGCCGCCCGGTGGCGTTCGCCAACCTGCTCGAAACTTACAGCCATGACCTGGCCAGTCTCGATCTGATGCGCTCGCACCCGGACGCCCCCAAGCTGACCATGGAATTCCTGATGGTCGGTTTGATTCAACACTATAAGAGTCACGGATACGCGCGCTTCAGCCTGGGCATGGTGCCGTTGTCGGGGTTGCAACCCCGGCGTGGCGCACCGCTGACCCAGCGTCTGGGCTCGATGGTCTTCCGCCGTGGTGAGCAGCTGTACAACTTCCAAGGCTTGCGCCGCTTCAAAGACAAGTTCCAGCCTGACTGGGAACCCCGTTATATGGCAGTGCCCGCCGGACTCGATCCGCTGGTGGCGCTGGCCGATACTGCTGCCCTGATCGCGGGCGGCTTGACTGGATTGGTGAAACGCTGA
- the dinB gene encoding DNA polymerase IV yields the protein MTQRKIIHVDCDCFYAAIEMRDDPNLAGKPLAVGGSADRRGVIATCNYEARAYGVRSAMSSGHALKLCPDLTIVKPRMDAYREASKEIHTIFRDYTDLIEPLSLDEAYLDVSDSAHFGGSATRIAQDIRRRVSNQLHITVSAGVAPNKFLAKIASDWKKPNGLFVITPDQVEDFVSGLPVSKLHGVGKVTADKLGKLGIVDCLQLREWDKLALVREFGSFGERLWSLARGIDDRLVHNDSRRQSISVENTYDVDLPDLRSCLDKLPELLETLKTRMERIDSSYRPGKPFVKVKFHDFTQTTLEQAGAGRDLGSYQLMLTQAFNRGGKPVRLLGVGVRLEDLRGGFEQMELFER from the coding sequence ATGACCCAACGAAAAATCATCCACGTCGACTGCGACTGTTTCTACGCCGCCATCGAGATGCGCGACGACCCGAACCTGGCAGGCAAGCCGCTGGCGGTGGGCGGGTCGGCGGATCGGCGCGGGGTGATTGCTACCTGTAACTATGAAGCACGGGCGTATGGCGTGCGTTCGGCGATGTCATCCGGACATGCCTTGAAGCTGTGCCCCGACCTGACCATCGTCAAGCCGCGCATGGACGCCTATCGCGAAGCTTCCAAGGAAATTCATACGATCTTTCGCGATTACACCGACCTGATCGAACCGCTGTCGCTGGACGAGGCCTACCTCGACGTCTCCGACAGCGCGCATTTTGGCGGCAGCGCCACGCGAATTGCCCAGGACATTCGTCGCCGGGTCTCTAATCAGTTGCACATCACCGTGTCTGCGGGCGTGGCGCCGAACAAGTTTCTGGCGAAAATCGCCAGTGACTGGAAGAAGCCCAACGGGTTGTTCGTCATTACCCCGGATCAGGTCGAGGATTTTGTCAGTGGTCTGCCGGTGAGCAAGTTGCACGGCGTCGGCAAAGTTACCGCCGACAAGCTGGGCAAGCTCGGCATCGTCGACTGCCTGCAACTGCGTGAGTGGGACAAGTTGGCGCTGGTGCGCGAATTCGGCAGTTTCGGTGAGCGACTGTGGAGTCTGGCCCGTGGGATCGATGACCGGTTGGTGCACAACGACAGTCGTCGTCAGTCAATCAGCGTGGAAAACACCTACGACGTTGATCTGCCCGATCTGCGCAGTTGCCTGGACAAATTGCCGGAGCTGCTGGAAACCCTGAAAACCCGCATGGAGCGGATCGACAGCAGCTATCGCCCGGGCAAGCCGTTCGTCAAAGTGAAGTTTCATGACTTTACCCAGACCACACTGGAGCAAGCCGGGGCAGGGCGCGATCTGGGCAGTTATCAGTTGATGCTGACGCAGGCGTTCAACCGGGGCGGGAAACCGGTGCGGTTGTTGGGGGTGGGGGTCAGGCTGGAGGATTTGCGGGGTGGGTTTGAGCAGATGGAGTTGTTTGAGCGCTAA